One Streptomyces umbrinus genomic window, CGGGGCAGGCGTTGAGAGGGGGCGTACGCCCTAGGGCCTGTGCGGAGTTGTGATCTCGTGGGCCCCCGACCTGGGAAAGTCGGGGGCCTTGGAGTAAAACGGTGGGGTGTCTCGACCTCAACTTTCGGATGCCGATTGGGAGTTCATCTCCCCGTTTCTGCCGGTCGGTGAGTACGGGCCGTACCCGGAGAACCTGCGGGCGCACTTCGAGGGCGTCGTGTGGCGGTTCAGGAACGGTGCGAAATGGCGGGAGTTGCCCGAACGGTTCGGGCACTGGTCCACCGTTTACGGCCGGTTTCGGCAGTGGCGGGATGCCGGGGTGTTCGCCGCGGTGTTCCAGGGTGCCATCGCCGAGGCGGCGAAGCGGGGCCTGGTGGACTTGTCGCTGGTCAGCGTGGACTCGACCACGGTCCGGGCCCATCATGATGCTGCCGGGATGATCGTGGAGCCCGGGATCCTGGACGCGTTGGAGAAGGCCGCCGCGGAAAAAGGGGCGCCGGCCAAGACGGGCAACCGGACCCGGAGCGTGAAGAACGACGGCGCGTGAGGCGTCGCCGCAGGGCCCGGCTCGCCGTCGCCGACCTGGGACGTTCCCGCGGCGGACTGACCACCAAAGCGCATCTGTCCTGTGTGCCGCAGTGTCTGCCCCTCTCGCTCAAGATCACTGCGGGGCAAGCCGGAGACAGTCCGCAGTTCATCCCCGTCCTGAACAGGATCCGCGTCCCCGGCCCGGTCGGCCGGCCCCGCACCCGGCCCGACGCAGTCGCGGGCGATAAGGCGTACTCGTCCCGCCAGAACCGTTCTCACCTGCGCAAACGCGGGATCAAAGCGGTCATCCCCGAGAAGAAGGATCAGGCCGCCCACCGCAAGAACCGTGGCTCACGCGGCGGACGGCCCGTCACCTGGGACAAGCAGCTGTACAAGCTCCGCAACAGCGTCGAACGCACCATCAACAAGATCAAGGACTGGCGCGGTCTCGCTGTCCGCTACGACAAAAAGCCTGAAAGCTACCAGGCCGGACTCGAATTATGCGCCGGCCTCCTCTGGATCCGACACCTCGGATCACAGCCTTGATCACAACTCCGCACAGGCCCTAGTGCCGCTATTTGTCCTTCGGGAAGGGGCAGTAATCGCAGCACTCGGCAGCTCCCGAGGGCTGGAGCCACAGCGTGCGGTCCGGCTCGTACCCGGCGGTGGTCATCACCTCGGGTGTCCGCTCCAGTGCCTCCGCTGACGCGTCCGCGGAAGCGGGCGGGTCCGGCATGTGGTGCACGAACCGGCCGAGGCGGGAACACAGGCGCTCGTACGTGTGCGTGTGCAGGATGAGGGCGTGCCAGCCCTTGTCGACAGCGCGGGACGGCCGCAAGCGCTCGCCTGGGAACGCGGCGCAGGCGGCCACGAACTTCAGCGCCTCCTCGACGATGCGCTCGGCGGTGCTCCGTTCCAGGTCGTCGTGATCGCGGAGCACAGTGGCGACAACGGCCGCGAGCTCCTCCTCGCTGATGCGGGAGAGCGCCGGCACCGCGTCGGTCCGTAACGTGCTGGTCTTCACGGGTCCTCCGATCGTTTGGCTGAGATCCTCGGCCGGCTGCACTGGACGTCCACCGAGGGTTGAGCAAGCCCGGCCCGTCGTCGGAGTCCTTCCGGGACCACCGACGGGGCGGGCGTTTCCGCCTCGCTTCAGTCCTTCCGGGACCTGCGGTGAGGCGGGGTCTGTGTGCGGCCCTGACCCGGATGCGCCGCCTTGGGGCCCCTCAACACAGGGGCACAGTGCTGTGCGTCAGTCCGGGAGCGGGGGCATGCAGCGTGCGTGCGCGTCGCTCGTCGGGCCGCCGCTGGACGTGCGGAACATGTCGTACGGCGCCGAATCCTGATCGGCCGTGATGGGCTTGTCGCAGACAGCGCACATCCGCAGACCAGTGAGGGTGCCGTGGTGGTCGCACAGGGAGAGGACCGAGCGGGCCAGGCGCCGCACCCGCCGAACCTCGCCGGCCAGGCCGACCGCCTCGATCTCCTCCAGGCGCCGCAGGGCCTCGCTCATACCGGCCATCGCGACCTTCGCCTGAACGTCGTCCTCCGGCCGCCCGGCGATCGCCGCATCGACCTCCCGCAGGAGCCACGCCAGGTTCACGCGGTTCCGGTGCTCGGCCACCTGCAGGTCCTCGTAGCGGATCAGCGGAGCGCCCTCGTCGAGCAGCACGGCGGCGTCTTGCCGCATCGCCGCGACATAGAGCTGGGCGTCGACCTCGCGCTGGGTCGCATTCACAGCGAGAGCCTCTGTCCGCGGTACCGGGGGCAGTCGCAGGGCGGGAAGATGCCCATCGTCGGCAGCGGCTCCTGGCCGACCAGGACGCTGAGCGTGCCGCGGTCCTCGGTGATCTGGCCCACGCGGCTCACGGCGTAGACCCTGATCGTCATCTTGGCCCCGGGTTCGCTCTCACTCGTCGGGGATGTAGCTTTCGCCATGTCGGCGCTCCTACTCAGCGTCCGCCACTCCCGGGGCCATGGCAGCCGGTCGCCGGGTTCGCCGGGACCGTCGCCCGGTGTGGCCGTTGTTCGTGCCCCTACGCTTCCAAGAACGGCACGTTTCGTCACGGGCAGCAGTGACCAAATTCTCTGGACAGCGGGTACGGCGTTCACCAGGTGCAACGCCCTTTCTTGGGCAGCGCGTTGGACCCCTGACTGTGCGAATTCTTGGCAGCCGTAATCCTCTTGGACGACTGCGCGGCTACGGTGAGTCGACAACGCCGCGCAGGGAGCCCGCCCATGACCCCTCGTCCCAAGCCCGGTTCCAAGGCTGACCGGGACGCCCTCCGCTACGACATGACCGCCGCCGGATGTACGATCACGGACATCGCCATTGAGATGCGCACGCGCTACGGGATGCGCCCTCGGGAGGCGTGGCGGCACGCCCGCGGTTGGACGCTCCAGGAAGCGGCGGACCGCATCACCCAGGTCAGTAGTCAGCACCGCGGCGAAGCCGTGGCTGCTGACGCTTCCCTCCTCGCCAAATGGGAGAAGTGGCCGGGCCCTTCCGCACGTCGGCCCACGCCTTCTGTCCTCCTCGCCATGGCGGACGCCTTCGCCTGCCGCGTGGAGGATCTACTCGATCTGGACGACCGGCGGGTACTGCCGGATGCCGACCTGCGTCTACTAAGCGGCACGACCTCATCTCCCGAGCCGACACCTGCCACGCGGATCACCGCCACCGCGGTTCCGGAGCCGAGCGGCAGCGAACTGGTCCGCCTCGCCGCAGACGAGTCCGCGACCTGGGCGCAATGGGCTGAGGCATCCAACGTCGGTGACATCGCGCTCGAACAGGTCATGGCCGACGCCCGCGCACTGGCCTCCGACTACCTCACCGCCGACCCGCTGCCTCTCTTCGTCCGAACTCGCCAGCTGCGCGACCGCGTCTTCTCTCTCCTCGAAGGGCACCAGCATCCGCGGCAAGCTGCCGACCTGTACGTCGTTGCCGGCTACTTGTGCGGGCTGCTGACGTGGATGTCCTCCGACCTCGGCCAGTTGCGGGACGCGGACACGCAGGGCCGCACGGCATGGCTGTGCGCGGAACTCGCCGGACACAACGATCTGCGTGCCTGGGTGTTGTCCACCCGTTCCAAGGTCGCGTTCTGGGACGGGCGCCTGCGGGACGCCGTCCACTACGCCCGCCGGGGCGCCGCGTATCGCCCGACCGGAACGGTCGGGGTGCTGCTGGCCTGCCAGGAAGCTGACGCATGGTCCCAGCTCGGAGCGGAGTCTGAAGCGCTTGGAGCGCTCGCGCGCGCTGACGATGCCCGCGAGACGATGGCCGGCGAGGACGACGTTGGCGGCATCTTCGCCTGCCAGCCTGCACGCCAGGAGAACTACGTCGCGGCTGTCCAGTTGAGGATCGGCCGCCCGGTCGACGCCTTGCGTGCGGCGGACAACGCCCTCGTCCTGTTGAAATCGCAGCCAGTACGGGCATACGGCACCGAGGCTCAGATCCACATCAGTAAGGCGGCAGCGCACCTCGCCACAGGCGAGGCAGAGGGCGCATTCGAGGCACTCGCCCCGGTGCTCGCACTCCCGCCGGACCACCGCATGGAACCAGTCACCCGGCGCCTGGGCGAACTCCCCGTCGACTTCAATCGTGCACCAGCGGCAGGGAGAGTCGGGCTGCGCGCAGCCATCGAAAAGTTTCGCCTGCACTCCGCACCACGGCACCTTGCACTCTCGCCAGGAGAAGGCCCCGCCTGATTTGATCTCGGGCTATGACCTCTCAACCCGACACCATGCGCAACCACTGGTGGTGGCGGCCTGGTTGGAGCGTGGGCCGCCGCTTCTACACCTGGCATCTGACGTTCGAGGGCCAGGACGACGTGCACCGGCTCGCCGCTGAGTACCGGTCCGCACTCGCCCCTCTCGGCGACGCCCTGACCCCGATCCCCGACCAGTGGCTGCACCTGACCATGCAAGGCATCGGCTTCGTCGGGGAGGCCAAGCAAACAGACGTGCACGCGATCACCGACGGAGCCCGCGTACGCCTCGCCGCCATCCCGGCCTTCGACCTCCAAGTCGGGCCAGCGGTCCTCGACCCCGAAGCCGTGCTGCTGCACGTCGAGCCGGACGGGCCGGTCCGCGCCGTCCGGGGGGCGATCAGGGAGGCAATCGCCGACGTCCTCGGCGAGGCTCCGGAGAAAGCCGAAGGCTTCACCCCGCACGTCTCTGTCGCCTACAGCGCCGGGGACGGGCCGACCGAGCCAATCGCCCAGGTCCTGACTGGGCTCGACGCGGCCCCCGCCGCGGCTCGCATCTCTACGGCGGAACTCATCGTGATCCACCGCGACCACCAGATGTACGAGTGGGAGTCCTTCGCCAAGATCCCACTCGGCTGACCGTCACACGCTCGCCCCGGCCGACCGCAGGGTGATGCGGCCGGGGCCGAGAGCGCATCCGACCAGGAATCCAGCACGGCGTCCGCCTCGTCGTCCGTGAGGGTGACTCGCGAGCCTGTGACGCCGGTGAACTGGCCGACCCACGTGCTGAACGTGCTCTCAGCCGTGGGCTGCTTGCTCACCAGCTGACCGGTCTGCCGCCGGACTGCAAGGTGAGGCGAAACAGCCGATCATCCGGTCATCCACGACGCCAGCCTGCCACGTCGCTGCTCGCGATGACTCGCATCCCCAGCCCGGACACCTCGGCTGCGTCCCGCAGCACCGCGCGTCTCTGGCAACGGCCCCGGTGGCCTCTGCGGGCGGGCCGCAGACAAAGCGAGGCGATGATCCCGGCACATGGATAAGCTCCGCCGCCCGAAGACGGCGGGGCTCGGGCAACCATGGCCGGCTCATACGTCACGGTCTGGGTGGAGCAGCCGACGGCAAGGTTCTGCAGGGCAGCCAGTTCAGCTTCGTCGGCGGCCAGGCTCCACCGAAGCTTGGTGCCGGCCCACTCCACGGCGTACCTGCAGCGCACTTCGTCGCTGGGAGCGGGCGGCAGCCATTCGGCCGGGTCCCTGTCGGCCTTGGCCCGGTTGGAGCGCGCCGTGACGGCGACCAGAGACGTCAGGGCGTCCTGATCGTTGGCGTACGCCTCCCTGCGTTGCGGCGTCCAGGCGGAGGCGCCGCTGTCCCAGGCCTCAGCCAGGGGCACCATGTGGTCGACGTCGAGGCCGGACGCTGAGGTCACCCACGTCTCGTCGTAGTACGACCACCAGCGCCCGCCCGTAAGGCGGCAACCGGCGCCGATCTCCGGTGCTTCGATCGCTTCCCAAATCAGCACCTCCGCACGCGTGTTGCATCCATCGGTGGGGTTGGCTCCGGCGTTCCAGTGCTTGAAGGACGTGCGCTGGTAGCCCTCTCTGGACTCGGTACCGAGGGGCAGATTGTCGATGGCGGTGATGAGGGGGACGGTCTCCGCGGCATGGGCGGGCGGGACTGCGGCGAACGGAAGGACGACGAGCGCGGTAGCCGTGAGGCCCCCGAAGAAGACTCTTGATCATGTGCTGTTGATAGCGGGCCCTGGGCCCTCGCGTGTGGCAGCTGACGGGCTGGTCACCCGACTGAGCGGATTGGTCGTACTGGAGAAACGAAACACCCGCCGCCCGACCGCGGCAGGGAATCGACCCAGACCTCGGACGACTCGAAGTCTTCCGTACGGCACCCGGCATCCATCGCACCAGGACAGCGCCGTACTGACTCACGCATGAACAGCTCACACGAGCCGGTGTAAAATACCCCGAAAGGCCGCTGCCCTGCCCGCCAACCGTCACGCACAACCAGCCGCCTGAAGCGCAACGTCTCCCGCCGCAGGAGCCCGGCCCTCGGCCGGGCCCCTGCGGCAGCCCGCGTCAGCTCATGAACTTGGCGCAGGCGCTCCGCGTCACCCACTTGTGCGAACTGATCGAGTTGTTCATCGTGTGCCCAGTAGTGCTGGCGTTGCGGCTGAGGTCGTCCACGTAGATCTCGCTGCGCTTCAGGCAGCTGTACCCCTGTGCCTCGCTGTAGTTGGCGTCGACGTAGAACTTCACCACGTCCCAGCCGCCGGAGTACGTGCCCGTATTCATCACCGAGCTGACCGCGTCGTTGTCGGACCATGCGAAGTGGCCCAGTCCGTCGCTCCAGTTGAAGTCGTCTCCGTCGCCGTACTTGACGTTCGGACTACGGCAGTCGGTGTCGTAGTAGATGTGGACGTTGCCGTCCCCCGCGTACTGCCAGTACTCGTTGTCGCAGTTGGCGCTCGCTAGTGCGGAGCGTCATGCGCAGTTGGCCGGCCTTGGTCTGGGGTGGGCGGCGCGGGAGGGGAGCGCGTGATGTGGAGTGCTGACGATATCGCCCGGACTGCGGTCCGGCGGCAGGGGCGAGGGGCTGAGCGTGACGCAGGTCGCGGACAAGGTCGTGGAAGCTGAGCGGCGTGAGCGGGAGACCCGACAGCAGCTGGACTCCCCCGCCATCACCGTGGCCCGTACGCCGGTGACCCGGAGGACCTCGCCGAGCATTGGGTGGCGCGGCATACCGAATGGCGCCGCATCACCGCCCTGATGGACGGTCAGGACTGGCCCATCTACAGCCCGGAGCAGGACATCCAGGGCAGTACGTGGGCGCGGGAACGCGACACGCAGTGGGAAGGCGCCCTCGCGCGTCGTGCCGCGTGGCAGATGGAGCGGCAGGACGCACGCGATGAGCTGAAGACGCAGGTGTGGCTTCCCGCCGACACGAGCCGTCGGCTGCGCACGATCGCCGCCCGCACCGGCTTCAGCCCCGAGCAGGTCCTCGCCCAACTCGCCGACCGGGTGCGCATGGACGACGACGGCGCCCTGGCGGTCGACGCCTTCACCCCGCACTGACCGGTCGTGCGCATCAGGACGATGGCCCGCACCCACGGTCCCAGTGAGTGCGGGCCATCGTCGCTGAACGCCGAGTGCGACACCTATGGAGGTGTGAAGCAATCTTAAACCGCCATTAAGCGTGGCGATCTTGGAGTTCATGGCCCAACGGGGATCCGAATTTTGGTGTATGCGGGTCTCGGGCCCGCCTCTTTTCAGGAGAGTTGGGCCTTGTCCTGTCCGGACCCAGGCAACTCCCCCGAAGAGGTGGAACCGGGTCCGAGGTGGGCCCGGGAGGATGTGGGGCCTGCCCGCTGGATGTGGAGTCGAGACGAGCAGGCCTCCGGACCCGTTGGGGGCCCTTGTGAACGTAACGGTCGGCCTGTCCACTGTCTTGGTGGCATACGCCGCGATCGTGATCGGCTCTGTCGTTTATCAGTGGACTGCGCCGGCTGCTGATGCACCGGTTCCGACCCTCAAAGGGGAGCGGCTGCTCTGGGCAGTGACCGCTGCGGCGGCCGTCATCGCGATCGGCAGCTTTGTCGCCAGCGGCATCAATAGTGAAATGCCGGTCGAGCCGCATCCCTCGAGCACGAGCCTGCCGAGGGACGGTTCCTAAGACTTGTCCCGTAACTGCTGGTCATAGGTGAGATGATCTTGGTGTGGCTGGTGTAATCACGGCGTCGGAGCCGTCCTGGATAGCCCCGTTCACCGGGCTGAGCCCGCGTCAGTTCGGCAAGCTGATCACAGCGTTGCGGCGCGAGGGCGCCGACCCGGTGCGCAAGGGCAGGCCGTGGAGCCTGCCGCTGGAGGACCGGGTGCTGCTGGTCGCCGCCTACTGGCGGACCAACCTCACACTGCGCCAACTGGCGCCACTGTTCGGGGTGTCGAAGTCGGCCGCCGACCGCATCATCGACCACCTCGGACCTGCGCTCGCCCTCCAGCCGCGAAGACGGTTCCGCAAGGACGCCGTGCTGATCGTGGACGGCACCCTGATCCCCACCCGCGACCACACCGTCGCCGAGCAGTCGAAGAACTACCGCTACTCCACCAACCACCAGGTCGTCATCGACGCCGACACCCGGCTCGTCGTCGCCGTCGGCCGCCCGTTGCCCGGCAACCGCAACGACTGCAAGGCGTGGGAATTGTCCGGCGTGAAGGCCGCCGTCGGCAAGACAATGGTCATCGCGGACGGCGGCTACCGCGGCACCGGCCTGGTCATCCCGCACCGCCGAGAACGCGGCAAGGCCGAACTCCCCGACTGGAAAGAGGAACACAACGCCTCCCACCGCAAAGTCCGCGCCCGTGTCGAGCACGCCTTCGCCCGCATGAAGACCTGGAAGATCCTCCGCGACTGCCGCCTCAAAGGCGACGGCGTCCACCACGCCATGCTCGGCATCGCCCGCTTGCACAACCTCACCCTCGCCGGGTGACGAAGAAACCCGCAGGCCAGTTGGCATGCCGTAGATCATTTACGGGACAACGCTTAGCTCTCCTCAGCTTTGGCCGCTCGGGCCAGTCCGCCCCATCGACCGACCCGAGGGGATGCCCCGCACTCGCGAGCTGGCGAGTGCGGGGCAGTCTGCGTGATGCTCGCCTGACGGCGCGAGACCGGCCGCGCTCAACGACCGGTCCCCCATCGGCTTTCTGCCGAGCGTCCCGCCGAACCGGGTGGCTGTCATCAACCACACATGGGACACCACACTCGCGCACTTCGCGGATGCCCCGACTGGAGGCCGGGTAGATTCGGCACGGGTCCGTGCCGCGTTGACGGAGCCGGCACGGACCCGATTTGGTTCATGTCTTGGAGGTCGACGCCGACGGGGCGGTTCAGCCCGATCCACCAAGATGTGATGGAGCGTCATACCCGGCGCATCACGGCGGGGCGT contains:
- a CDS encoding transposase, yielding MAGVITASEPSWIAPFTGLSPRQFGKLITALRREGADPVRKGRPWSLPLEDRVLLVAAYWRTNLTLRQLAPLFGVSKSAADRIIDHLGPALALQPRRRFRKDAVLIVDGTLIPTRDHTVAEQSKNYRYSTNHQVVIDADTRLVVAVGRPLPGNRNDCKAWELSGVKAAVGKTMVIADGGYRGTGLVIPHRRERGKAELPDWKEEHNASHRKVRARVEHAFARMKTWKILRDCRLKGDGVHHAMLGIARLHNLTLAG
- a CDS encoding DUF6415 family natural product biosynthesis protein, whose product is MNATQREVDAQLYVAAMRQDAAVLLDEGAPLIRYEDLQVAEHRNRVNLAWLLREVDAAIAGRPEDDVQAKVAMAGMSEALRRLEEIEAVGLAGEVRRVRRLARSVLSLCDHHGTLTGLRMCAVCDKPITADQDSAPYDMFRTSSGGPTSDAHARCMPPLPD
- a CDS encoding glycine-rich domain-containing protein, with product MKTSTLRTDAVPALSRISEEELAAVVATVLRDHDDLERSTAERIVEEALKFVAACAAFPGERLRPSRAVDKGWHALILHTHTYERLCSRLGRFVHHMPDPPASADASAEALERTPEVMTTAGYEPDRTLWLQPSGAAECCDYCPFPKDK
- a CDS encoding 2'-5' RNA ligase family protein, producing MTSQPDTMRNHWWWRPGWSVGRRFYTWHLTFEGQDDVHRLAAEYRSALAPLGDALTPIPDQWLHLTMQGIGFVGEAKQTDVHAITDGARVRLAAIPAFDLQVGPAVLDPEAVLLHVEPDGPVRAVRGAIREAIADVLGEAPEKAEGFTPHVSVAYSAGDGPTEPIAQVLTGLDAAPAAARISTAELIVIHRDHQMYEWESFAKIPLG
- a CDS encoding helix-turn-helix domain-containing protein, producing MTPRPKPGSKADRDALRYDMTAAGCTITDIAIEMRTRYGMRPREAWRHARGWTLQEAADRITQVSSQHRGEAVAADASLLAKWEKWPGPSARRPTPSVLLAMADAFACRVEDLLDLDDRRVLPDADLRLLSGTTSSPEPTPATRITATAVPEPSGSELVRLAADESATWAQWAEASNVGDIALEQVMADARALASDYLTADPLPLFVRTRQLRDRVFSLLEGHQHPRQAADLYVVAGYLCGLLTWMSSDLGQLRDADTQGRTAWLCAELAGHNDLRAWVLSTRSKVAFWDGRLRDAVHYARRGAAYRPTGTVGVLLACQEADAWSQLGAESEALGALARADDARETMAGEDDVGGIFACQPARQENYVAAVQLRIGRPVDALRAADNALVLLKSQPVRAYGTEAQIHISKAAAHLATGEAEGAFEALAPVLALPPDHRMEPVTRRLGELPVDFNRAPAAGRVGLRAAIEKFRLHSAPRHLALSPGEGPA